Sequence from the Desulfuromonadales bacterium genome:
CAGGCGGTGGCGGGGGAATTCAAGGTGGTCGGCAAGGTGCGCCTGGGGGACCTGATCCAGCCGGCCAAGGGGCTCTCGCAAAGCCGGCGGACCAGCCTGCGGAACCGCATCCAGCAGAAGCATGTCGATTTTGTGCTCTGCCGCCCGGATACTCTCGAAGTGGCCGGGGTGGTGGAACTGGATGACGCTTCGCACGGCCGCAAGGACCGGGCCGACCGCGATGATTTTGTCGACACGTCACTCGCCTCGGCCGGTGTGCCGGTGCTGCACTTCCCGGCGCGCAAGGCGTATGCGTTGGCGGAGGTGCGGGCGATGCTGACGGAGGGTTTTGCCTGGAAGGCGGCGGAGGTCGAGCCGCCGAAGGTTCAGGAAGTGAACGAGGCGCCGGCTGAAACCCTTGCTCCTTTGCCGGTTGGTCAGCCTACAGCGGTTCAGGCAGAAGCGACTGTTGTGCCCACTGTGACGGAACCCCCTGCCGCAGAAAAGCCGGCCGGCCCGGTCTGTCCGGCCTGCAGTTCGGAGATGGTCAAGCGGCAGGCCAGGAAGGGGCAACATGCGGGGAAGTGGTTCTGGGCGTGTTCGGGGTATCCGAATTGTCGGAAGATTGTGGCGGTGGGGAGTTGAGGAAGTTGTCAGCGGAGGACATTTAAAGCCTGTGAACGACAAGACCCGATACGATACCTCCGATTTGCCGGAGAACCAGTTCGAGCCCGGTTCAGATGGGGCGGTGTTGCGCAATCTCAGGGGGATTACCTCCCGGCATGAGATGGAGCTGGCCGAGACCCGGGAGCTGCTCCGGGCGACGGAGGAAGCCCTCGATACCTACAGTCTGGAGCATCGTTTTACGGCGGCTGACATCTGCGCCCTGCATCAAAACTGGCTTGGTTCGATCTATGGGTGGGCGGGCAGATATCGGCAGGTGATGATGAGCAAGGGCGGCTTTCCTTTTGCCGCGCCTATGCACATCCCTTCGCTCATGGCTGAGTATGAGAGAACTGCGCTGAGGCAGTTCACCCCCTGCCAGTTTGCCGACCAGCAACAGATCGCCCTGGCCCTGGCCACC
This genomic interval carries:
- a CDS encoding DUF2726 domain-containing protein encodes the protein MSGFLLLAVVVLIVIAVLGFVAAQKGRGTASGPEEPAFAARKYLFSPAERSFLGVLEQAVAGEFKVVGKVRLGDLIQPAKGLSQSRRTSLRNRIQQKHVDFVLCRPDTLEVAGVVELDDASHGRKDRADRDDFVDTSLASAGVPVLHFPARKAYALAEVRAMLTEGFAWKAAEVEPPKVQEVNEAPAETLAPLPVGQPTAVQAEATVVPTVTEPPAAEKPAGPVCPACSSEMVKRQARKGQHAGKWFWACSGYPNCRKIVAVGS
- a CDS encoding Fic family protein, producing the protein MNDKTRYDTSDLPENQFEPGSDGAVLRNLRGITSRHEMELAETRELLRATEEALDTYSLEHRFTAADICALHQNWLGSIYGWAGRYRQVMMSKGGFPFAAPMHIPSLMAEYERTALRQFTPCQFADQQQIALALATVHAELVLIHPFREGNGRLARLLSTLMGLQAGLPILRFSLMDEQRERYFAAVQAGLDLNYEPMRSLFVEIIERCA